The Longimicrobium sp. genomic interval GTTCACGCCGTCGACCACCGGCTGGGTGATGTCGAAGCCGATGCAGCGGTAGCCGCTGCGGGCGATCTCCACGGCCAGCGGCAGCCCCACATAGCCCAGGCCGATCACGCCCACGACGGCCTGGCGCTGCCGGATCCCGTCCAGCAGGTCTTCGTGCGAAACGCTCATCGTACTCTGGTTCGAGTTCGCGTGCCCGCCGCGCGTAAGCGGCGGTGCCACGGCACCTTGCGGCACTTCGGTGGCAAAGGTCGGCCCCCGTCGGCGTGCAAAGCTAACATGGGGTGCGGGATTGTGAAAGCCGCGCTCCGGACGGCACCCGGGCGGCGGCGCGCCCGGCGCCGGCGGCCAGCGGGAGCGCCGCGGCGGTCCAGAAGGCGTAGCGTGCGCCGCGCACGGCGGTGCGCAGCGCGGCACCCAGCCGCGGCACGCGCCGCTCGGCCCAGGCCAGCGGCGGCAGGTGCGAGCCGTGTGCGTTGCGCGCGAGGAGCGCCCGGAACTCGCTCCGGTCGGCGGGGGCCCCCACCAGCGGAACCACGGTCAGCGCCAGCTCGGCGCGCACCCAGGGTGGAAGCCGCAAACGCACCGTCCAGAACTGCAGCCCGTATGCCGCCGCAGCAATTCGCCCGAAACAATCGGTGCCCGGCGTGCCGGCGGCCAGCGCTCGCCCCGCCTCCAGCACCTCGCCCAGCGGCAGGGCGAAGCGGTGGGCGCCGGCCCGCGCGCCGATCTCCTCCACCTCGTCCGCCGTGCACTCGCGCAGCGCGGCGGCCAGGAGCAGCAGGTCGCGCAGGCCGCCGCGGCGCAGCGGGTGGTGCAGCGCGGAGTGCACCAGCAGGTGCCAGGCGTGGTCCAGCGGCGCGGGGCGGCGGAGCGCCGGCCAGCCGGGAAGGGCGACGGCGCGCTCCAGCACCCCGGGCTCCGCCTGGTCCGGTGGGAGCCCGGTGTGGATCTCCACCGGCACCGCGCCCGGGGCGATCCGGGGCCGCGCGTGCCACTCGTCCGCGTGGCTGTACGGCTGGTATCCCGACGCGTCCAGCGCCTCGCCCAGGCGCCCGGCGGCGCCCGGCTCCAGCAGCACGTCCACGTCGGCCAGGTCCAGCGGCTCGGCGCCGGGGGTGAGGACCACGCCGCCCTTCAGCACCACCACGGCGGCCCCGCCGAGCGACGCCGCCGCGCGGGAGATGAGGGCCAGCCCGGCGCGGGCGGAGAGCACGCGCTGCGTCTCGATCCCGGCGCGCTGGCGAAGGAGCGTGGCGATCTCGGGGGGGAGGCGCGTCGCCCCCGAATCTCCCAGCCGGGCGTGGAGGGGGAGGGCGCAGCGTTCGACGCGGAGGAAGAGCTCCCATCCCGCCCGATCCCCCGGCGCCTCGCCCGCCTCTTCCCCGAAGAAGACCGCCCACGCCCAGCGGCGGACCGCCAGCGCGGCGGAGACGGCGGAGCGCCCGGCGGTGTCAGCCGCGGCGGGCACGGGCGAAGCGGCGCGCGTAGTAGCTGATGACCAGGTCGGCGCCGGCGCGGCGGATGGAGGTGAGCGCCTCCTCGTGCGCGCGCGGGCCGTCGATCCACCCCCGCTCCGCGGCGGCCTCGATCATGGCGTACTCGCCGGAGACGTGGTAGGCGCAGACGGGAAAGCCTGTCTCGTCCTTCACCCGCCGCACCACGTCCAGGTACGCCAGCGCGGGCTTCACCATCACCATGTCGGCGCCCTCGGCGATGTCGAGCCGCACCTCGCGCAGCGCCTCGGCCACGTTGCCGGGGTCCATCTGCGCGGTGCGCCGGTCGCCGAACTCGGGGGCGCTTCCCGCGGCGTCGCGGAAGGGGCCGTAGAAGGCGCTGGCGTACTTGGCGGCGTAGGAGAGGATGGCGGTCTGCTCCAGCCCCGCGTGGTCCAGCGCCGCGCGGATCGCCCCCACCCGCCCGTCCATCATGTCCGACGGCGCGACGACGTCCGCCCCCGCCTGGGCGTGGGAGACGGCGGTGCGCGCCAGCAGCGGAACGGTGCGGTCGTTGTCCACGTCGCCGTCGACGATGATGCCGCAGTGGCCGTGGCTGGTGTACTCGCAGAGGCAGACGTCGGTGATCACGAGAAGCTCGGGAAGCTCGCGCTTCAGCAGGCGGACGGCGGTCTGCACGATCCCCTGCTCGTCGTAGGCCCCGCTCCCCTCCGGGTCCTTGGCGGCCGGAAGCCCGAAGAGAAGCACGCCGCCCAGCCCCAGCCGGAGCGCCTCCTCGGCGTCCTTCAGCAGCTCGTCGGGCGAGGTCTGCTCCACGCCCGGCATCGATCCCACGGGGCGGCGCACGCCGCTGCCGGGGACGGCGAAGAGCGGGAGGATCAGGTCGCCGGGGAGAACCGTGGTCTCGCGCACCAGCGCGCGCAGCGGCTCGGTGCGGCGCAGCCGGCGCGGCCGGTACGCGGGGTGACTGGACATCAGCATCGTTGGGACTCTCTTCGCTTGTATCACGATGCGGAGGTGGACCACGGGGTTGCCCCTGCGAGCCTCACGCCGCGTCAGCCTTGGACCAGTCCACGGCCGTGTTCGCCCGGCGGTCACGCCGATCGGAGCGCTGGCGCCGAGCCGCGGTCATAGCACATAACGTCGCCGTGGCCGCGCGTCCAAGATCGGTGTACTCCGCACCCGGCGCCGCGTTCGATACGACGGGGAGATATCCGCCGTGCATCGCGCGTCTCCTCCCATCGCATCGGCGCAGGGCCACGAATGCGCGGAAGGCCGGGCGCGGAGCCTCCATGCCCGATATCGTCAACCGAATTTCTCATACCGGATTCGGAGATCGATCGTGCAATCCGGAAGCGCACGTGCAACCCTGCCTATAGATCCTTCGGCCTGCAATCGCTCGTGCAGGGACAACGACGCTGGGGCCGGCCTGAATAGAAAGTTCCGGGCGCAGCCGGTCACCGGCGACTGAAGTCGCAGCAACAACTACGGGAAGCCTCGCAAACTGCGCGAGGCTGTTCGGCTCGGCGACAGGCTCCGGCTCCGGAGGACGCCTCCCTTTCATCCATCGTGGCCGCGCGAAGCGCGGTGTTCGACTCAGGATGACGTCTCTCTGTGCGTTTGTAATGCACAGATGATAGCCAGATCCGGTATCAGGCGCGGGCGCGGCGCCGGCGGGCGAAGGCGCGGACGTCGGTGAAGGCGGGCATGGGAAAGAGCCCCGTGCGGTCCGCCGGCGTGCCCTCTCCCAGCATCCCCGCCGGAAGCCTTCCCTCGCGCTCCACCTGGCGGAGCAGCTCGGCCAGGAGGGCGCCGCCGCGGCGCTTCTTCTCCACCATCACGTCCAGGAAGTCGCTGGACGGGCCCATCGCCACCGGGAACGACGCCAGCAGCCGGCCCGCGTCGACCTTCGGCACCATCTCGTGGATGGAGACGTAGCCCGCGGGCTCGCCCTCCATCATCTCCCAGAAGGTGCCGAAGCTCCCCCGGTACAGCGGCAGCCGCCCGTTGTGGACGTTCACCGCGGCCACGCGCGGCACCTCCAGCACCGCCGCCCGGAAGATCTCGGGCGCGCCCACCGACACCAGCACGTCGGGGCGGAGCGCGCGCAGCTGCTCGATCGAGGCGTTGAGCGAGGCCACCGCGTGCACCTCCGGCGTGCCCGGCCACGCCTGCTCGCGCCGCAGGTGCAGCCCCGCCGCGCGGTCGCGGCCGCGGGGGAGCCTGGCCGCGGCCGCCGCGAGCCGCAGGCAGCCGCCCACGCCGCAGAGCAGGAGCGGCGTGGCGGCGCGCTGCCACACCGGCCCGCGCGGCCGCACCTTTCCAGCGACGGCGAACACGGCCGCGAGCGGTGGTCCGTCCGCATCGCGGTACGCCCGCCAGAACACGCCCCCCAGCGCATCGTCCGGCGCGGTGGCCAGCACCACCCGCAGCGGACGCGCGCCCGCGTCGTCCGTCATCCCGCGCGTCCTCGCGCCGCGCGCGGCTGGGCGGCGCGGGCCGGCGCCGCGGAGGTCCGGCCGCCGGGCGCCGTCTGGTCCACCCGGACCGGCGTGTACCCCAGCGACAGCACGTCGGACAGGTAGCGGCGCAGCAGCTCCACGTTCTGCGGCCCGATCCCGCGGCGGTGGCGCCGGGGGATGTCCGCCTTCAGCGCCTGCGCCTCCGCGCTCACGAACTCGGCGGGGTGCACGTAGAACACCAGGGTGTCGGCGCGCGCCCGGATGCGGCGGTTGGCCCAGCGCAGCGGGCGCAGGCCGAACGCGCGCAGGCCGCTCATGTTCATGGGCACCACGAACGCGGAGGGCGGCACCTCCACCACCGGGCTGTCACCCGGCACGGCCAGGTGCTCGCGCGACGGATGGTAGGGGTCGCGCGGGGCGCGGAAGTACCGGGTCTGGTGCCCCAGCTGCCCCATCCCCGCGTCGTAGCGGCGCGCCGGCACCGACGAGTCGTGGGTGTAGCCCAGCGTCTCCAGCACCCGCAGCGTGGTCTCGCCCACCCACAGGTTGGGCGCGCGGAAGGAGTGCGGCCGCACCCCGGTGGCCTTCTCGACCGCGCCGGTGGTCAGCTCCAGCCAGCGGAGCTGATCGGCGTACGGCGAGCTCCCGTAGTTCTCGTAGTTGCGCAGCCCGTGCTCCCAGCCATGGCTGCCCACCTCGTGGCCGCGGCGCACCGCCTCGGCCAGCAGCTCGCCGTACTCGGACGCGAAGCCGCCCACGGAGAAGAAGGTGCCGCGGATCCCCAGCTCGTCGCAGAGGTCGTAGAGCGCTGGAAGGGCGACCTCGGAGCCGCGCACCCAGTCCACGTCCACGCTGAAGCAAAACGTCTTATCACCCATCACGAATCAGGTTGCGGTGCGGCGGAGGCGGATCGGGCCCGCCAATGTATCCGGCCCCCGGGCCGGTGCCAACCCGGCTTCAGAACAGCCAGGCGAAGGTGGCCTGCAGCGAGTGCTCCGTCCCCCAGTCGCCGTGCTCCAGCTGCCACCGGGCGCGGGCCTCGGCGCGCGGGAAGAGGCGGAAGGCGGCGTCCAGCCGGCCGCCCTCGCTGCGCCCGGTGCGGGTGGGCGTGTACAGGTTCCCCCCGTTGTAGCGGGGGATGTGCAGGCTGTAGTCCGAGCGGTCGCGCAGGAAGGCGCGCGCGTCCAGCCGCAGCCGCGCGTCCAGCGCGTCGCCCTGGACGTACGCCGCGTACTCGGCGCCCTCGCCGCCCAGCGGGTGCCCCAGCGGCCGGTCGTGCACCGCCCAGTTGCCGCGGAAGGTGGCGCTGGTGTACCACACGCCGTGGCCGCAGCAGGCGTGCTTGAAGTAGGTGTACTCCGCCCCCAGCGCCGCGTTCGGCACGCCGGGGAGGGCCGGGAGGAAGAGGCCGATGATGCGCGCCGGCTCCTCGTCCAGCGCCCCCGCCGCGTCGTCGGCGCCCCACTCCACGTACAGCGTGGCGGGAACGACGGTTTCGGTGGGCAGGCGGTAGCGCCCCTCGAGCGAGAGGATCTGGTTCTCGAAGCGGCTGTGCACGACGCCCACCAGCATGCGCAGCACGCGGCCGGCGGTCACCGGCTCCGCGTCGCCGCCGAACATGGAGCCGCGGTTGATGGCCAGCGTCACGCGAGGATGCGGCTGCATGGCCGCGCGCAGCCCCCACAGGTCCGGGTTGGTGGGATGCCGCGCCGGGTCGTTCACCGGCCCCGCGAAGGTGTGCAGGGTGACGGGGCCCAGGTAGCGGAGGAGCGACGGAAGGCGGAAGGGCCGCGTGGTCTGCAGCTCGATGCGCGGAAGCGCGTCGGGGTCGGAGTAGACGATTCCCCCCGTGCGCCCGTAGCCGTAGCCGACCGGCGCGCGCCCCACGGAGAGCTGGAAGGGCCCGGCCCCCACGGCCACGTCCCACTGCCGCAGCACCGCCTCGCCCCCGCGGTAGGCACCCTCGGCGCTGGCGCTGGCCCACGGCAGCGCCACGCCGCCGAGCAGCGACACGCGCGCGGCCGAGACGTCGGGGAGCGGACGCGGGTCCTGCCGGTTGATCTGGTAGCCGATCACGGCGCCCACGCGCCCGGAGGCGTCGTCCACCCCCGCGGCCGCCTGTCCGCCGAGCAGCGTCACCGGCCCGGAGGCGCGGTTCGCGAGCCCGTACTCGGGGAACTCCTCCACGAAGCGCGCCTCCCATCCGGTCGCCAGCGCGCGGAGCGAGGGAGACGATGCGTTCGCGGCGGCCTCGGCCAGCGCGCGGGCCACCTCGGCGCGCGGCACGGCGCGCTGCGCGGGGAGGAAGCGGGTGAGGCCCAGCGCCTCGGCGCGCCACGCGGCCCGCACCGCCCAGTGGTCCTCGGGAAGGAGGGGAGATGCGTGGAACGACGAGCCGCCGCGCATCCGCGTGTCCGTCACCGCCGGCGAGGTATCGGCCGACGCGATCACGGTGTCCGTCACCACGGCGGTGTCGACGGCGACGGCGGTCGTGTCCTGCGCCGCGGCGCGCGCGGAAAACGCGGCGGCCACGCAGATCACCGCCACGCCCTGTCTCCCCATCCTCATCCGGCGCTCTCCGCGTAGAAGCCCCGGATCGCCTCGACGAGCCCCGGGATGGTGTACTCCGCCGCCTCCACCTCCACCGCCATCCCCATCTCCCGAACCGTTTGCGAGGTGACCGGGCCGATGGACGCCACCTTCGCCCTCCCCACGTCGGCACCCACCAGCGACGCGAAGTTGCGCACGGTGGAGCTGGCGGTGAAGGTCACCAGGTCCACCTCGCCCGCGTCCAGCCGCCGCCGCACCTCGTCCGCGCCGGCGCCGTCCTGCACGGTGCGGTACGCCACCACCTCCACCACCTCCGCCCCACGGGCGCGCAGCCCGTCGGGGAGCACGGCGCGGGCGATCTCCGCGCGGGGAAGGAGGATGCGCTTCCCGTCCACGCCCGCGGCCGCGAGCGCCTCCACGGCCGCCTCGGCCACGAACTCGTCCGGCACCAGGTCCGCGCGGATGCCGTGCTTCGCCGCCTCGGCCGCCGTCGCGGGGCCGATGGCGCAGACGCGCGCGGCGCCCAGCGCCCGGGCGTCGCGCCCCATCCCGGCGAGCTCCCGGAAGAAGTGCTCGACGCCGTTCACGCTGGTGAAGACGATCCAGTCGAACGTCTCCGCACGAGCTGCCGCCTCGCGCAGCGGCGCCGGGTCCGCGGGGGGAACGATGCGGATGACGGGGAGCTGCAGCACCTCCGCCCCCAGCCGCTCCAGCGTGGCGGCGAATTCGCTGGCCTGCGCGCGGGCGCGGGTGACCACGATGCACCGACCCGAGAGCGGCCGGCGGTCGAACCAGGCCAGCTCATCGCGCAGCGAGACCACGTTGCCGACCAGGACGATCGACGGCGCGCCGATGTTCGCGGCGCGCGCGATCTCGGGAAGGGTGGCCATCGTTCCCATCACCGTGCGCTGGCGGGGATACGTTCCCCAC includes:
- the hemB gene encoding porphobilinogen synthase, which encodes MSSHPAYRPRRLRRTEPLRALVRETTVLPGDLILPLFAVPGSGVRRPVGSMPGVEQTSPDELLKDAEEALRLGLGGVLLFGLPAAKDPEGSGAYDEQGIVQTAVRLLKRELPELLVITDVCLCEYTSHGHCGIIVDGDVDNDRTVPLLARTAVSHAQAGADVVAPSDMMDGRVGAIRAALDHAGLEQTAILSYAAKYASAFYGPFRDAAGSAPEFGDRRTAQMDPGNVAEALREVRLDIAEGADMVMVKPALAYLDVVRRVKDETGFPVCAYHVSGEYAMIEAAAERGWIDGPRAHEEALTSIRRAGADLVISYYARRFARARRG
- a CDS encoding formyltransferase family protein; amino-acid sequence: MTDDAGARPLRVVLATAPDDALGGVFWRAYRDADGPPLAAVFAVAGKVRPRGPVWQRAATPLLLCGVGGCLRLAAAAARLPRGRDRAAGLHLRREQAWPGTPEVHAVASLNASIEQLRALRPDVLVSVGAPEIFRAAVLEVPRVAAVNVHNGRLPLYRGSFGTFWEMMEGEPAGYVSIHEMVPKVDAGRLLASFPVAMGPSSDFLDVMVEKKRRGGALLAELLRQVEREGRLPAGMLGEGTPADRTGLFPMPAFTDVRAFARRRRARA
- a CDS encoding polysaccharide deacetylase family protein translates to MGDKTFCFSVDVDWVRGSEVALPALYDLCDELGIRGTFFSVGGFASEYGELLAEAVRRGHEVGSHGWEHGLRNYENYGSSPYADQLRWLELTTGAVEKATGVRPHSFRAPNLWVGETTLRVLETLGYTHDSSVPARRYDAGMGQLGHQTRYFRAPRDPYHPSREHLAVPGDSPVVEVPPSAFVVPMNMSGLRAFGLRPLRWANRRIRARADTLVFYVHPAEFVSAEAQALKADIPRRHRRGIGPQNVELLRRYLSDVLSLGYTPVRVDQTAPGGRTSAAPARAAQPRAARGRAG
- a CDS encoding nucleotidyltransferase family protein, with translation MPAAADTAGRSAVSAALAVRRWAWAVFFGEEAGEAPGDRAGWELFLRVERCALPLHARLGDSGATRLPPEIATLLRQRAGIETQRVLSARAGLALISRAAASLGGAAVVVLKGGVVLTPGAEPLDLADVDVLLEPGAAGRLGEALDASGYQPYSHADEWHARPRIAPGAVPVEIHTGLPPDQAEPGVLERAVALPGWPALRRPAPLDHAWHLLVHSALHHPLRRGGLRDLLLLAAALRECTADEVEEIGARAGAHRFALPLGEVLEAGRALAAGTPGTDCFGRIAAAAYGLQFWTVRLRLPPWVRAELALTVVPLVGAPADRSEFRALLARNAHGSHLPPLAWAERRVPRLGAALRTAVRGARYAFWTAAALPLAAGAGRAAARVPSGARLSQSRTPC
- the cobA gene encoding uroporphyrinogen-III C-methyltransferase, yielding MTGTVYLVGAGPGDPGLLTVRAAELLARADVLVYDALASPGIVELATRAERIFAGKRGGRKNVLSQDEISALLVDLARKHETVVRLKGGDPFVFGRGGEEALELARAGIPFEVVPGVTAGVAAPAYAGIPVTHRGLSTSVTLVTGHEDPTKAETEVDWEFLARGTGTLVFYMSVGRMEENFGRLIAAGRSPDTPAAAVEWGTYPRQRTVMGTMATLPEIARAANIGAPSIVLVGNVVSLRDELAWFDRRPLSGRCIVVTRARAQASEFAATLERLGAEVLQLPVIRIVPPADPAPLREAAARAETFDWIVFTSVNGVEHFFRELAGMGRDARALGAARVCAIGPATAAEAAKHGIRADLVPDEFVAEAAVEALAAAGVDGKRILLPRAEIARAVLPDGLRARGAEVVEVVAYRTVQDGAGADEVRRRLDAGEVDLVTFTASSTVRNFASLVGADVGRAKVASIGPVTSQTVREMGMAVEVEAAEYTIPGLVEAIRGFYAESAG
- a CDS encoding capsule assembly Wzi family protein, with the translated sequence MRMGRQGVAVICVAAAFSARAAAQDTTAVAVDTAVVTDTVIASADTSPAVTDTRMRGGSSFHASPLLPEDHWAVRAAWRAEALGLTRFLPAQRAVPRAEVARALAEAAANASSPSLRALATGWEARFVEEFPEYGLANRASGPVTLLGGQAAAGVDDASGRVGAVIGYQINRQDPRPLPDVSAARVSLLGGVALPWASASAEGAYRGGEAVLRQWDVAVGAGPFQLSVGRAPVGYGYGRTGGIVYSDPDALPRIELQTTRPFRLPSLLRYLGPVTLHTFAGPVNDPARHPTNPDLWGLRAAMQPHPRVTLAINRGSMFGGDAEPVTAGRVLRMLVGVVHSRFENQILSLEGRYRLPTETVVPATLYVEWGADDAAGALDEEPARIIGLFLPALPGVPNAALGAEYTYFKHACCGHGVWYTSATFRGNWAVHDRPLGHPLGGEGAEYAAYVQGDALDARLRLDARAFLRDRSDYSLHIPRYNGGNLYTPTRTGRSEGGRLDAAFRLFPRAEARARWQLEHGDWGTEHSLQATFAWLF